The DNA window ACCGCCTCGAGGGCGAAGAGGTGCACGCTCTCCGCGGCATTGACCTCGACATCGCCCGCGGCGAGTACCTCTCGATCATGGGCCCCTCCGGCAGCGGCAAGAGCACGCTGTTCAACATGATCGGGGGGCTGGACCGCCCCACGGCAGGCGAAATCCTGCTGGACGGCAAGGACATCGCATCGCTCACCGAGCGCAAGCTGGCCTGGCTGCGCTGCAACAGGATTGGCTACATCTTCCAGACGTTCAACCTGCTGCCCACGCTCACGGCCCTGGAGAACGTGCGGCTGCCGCTCGTCTTTGCGGGTGTGAGCCCGTCGGAGGCCGATCGCCGCGCCGCCGCCACGCTCGAGCGCGTGGGCCTCGGCCACCGCCTGCACCACCGGCCCCCCGAACTCTCCGGCGGTCAGCAGCAGCGCGTCGCCTGCGCCCGGGCGCTCGTCAACAACCCCGCCGTCGTCCTTGCCGACGAGCCCACCGGCAACCTGGATCTGCGGACGGGCGAGGAGATCCTCGCCCTGCTCCGCGAACTCCAGCGCGAGCGCGGCGCCACGGTCGTGTGCGCCACCCACGACATGAAGATGCTCGCCGCCTCCGACCGCGTGGTGTGGATTCGCGACGGACAGATCGAGCGGATCGCCCACCGCGCCGAGCTTGATATCACGGTCGGCACCATGGACGGGCAGACCGTGGCGTGAGCCAGCGGCCGGGGAGGTTCACAGAATCGGCCAGGTCGCGGGCCGTCCGGTCTGGCCGGGTCGCGAGCGGAGCGCTCGCCGTTCCGGTGCGGTGCTGCACCAGAACGTCCATCCCCGCCTGGGCGGCAACGAGCTAGTTCATAGCTGGCAAGCACTTACGTTTCGGAGGGCGGCCGGCGCGGCATTTGCTGCTGGGGCCGTAGTTCCGGGTGTTGTCTGATTCGGTCAGGAGGATGGCTCATGCCAGAGGCAAGCCGCCTGGAGGTGAAGGGCTGGCAGCACACGTGCCCCAAGTGTGGGTACGAGAACGGCTTCCACATCAGCTTTCGCGGGGACGCGCGGCCCGAGGCGGGGGGCGAGACAACGGTGTGGCTGATCTGCCCGAGCTGTAGCGCCCCCTTCGATGTGGGCCTGCGCGTGCGTCTCGCGGATGTTCCAAAGGCGTGAATCGCGCGCCGGGCCGCGTCACCCGTCTGCCAACGCCTGCCGGACGAGTCAACCCAAATGGGCGTGAGCCGCGGCATTCACCTTGTTGAGCAGTTGCGTGGCCTGCTTGTTCTTCGGGTCGAGCTTCCGGGCCCGCTTGCATAGCTTCCTCGCCCGCTCGTACCATCCGCCCTCATAGAGATCGCTCGCCGCCAGAATGTACCCGAGCGCGGGATGACCGTCGTACATCTCGTTCAGCAGCAACTCCAGTGAACTGGCCGCGCCGGAGCCGCTCTTCCCGGGCTGGCCGTAGACGGCCTCCACCAGGGCGTCGTTATCCACCAGCGTCCGCGCCAGCAGGGGGCTGTCGCGGTGCTCGGCGAGAACGCGCCGCAGGACCACGCACGCATCGTCGAAGAGCTCGACCGCGTAGTTGAACTCCCGCAACAGGGCTCGGCGGGCGCGGTCAATGATCCGCTCGCCTTCCCGCAGGAAGCCTTCCACGTGTTTGGGCGCGTTGGGCCGCTGAAGCACCTTGCGGAGAGCGTCGTACTTCGGCTCGTACCGCTCGACCTGGTAGGCGTTCTCCTTCGTCTTCATGCACTGGTGGAAGAGCGAGCCCACCAGGATGTCGAAGAGCATGGCCGAGCTGGCCTCCATGACGTCGGCACGCTCCTGGCTGCGAAACAGCCAGTGGCACTCCTCCTTGAGATCGAAAAGCTCGTTCTCCACGAAGGCGTCGAGCTCGACGAACGGAATCCCTCTGATATCGCCCCGCCGCCTGACCATGTCGTTCAACTTGGCGCGGGCGCGCAGAAACAGGAGCGCGAGGCCTGCCACCCGCTCCTGCTCCTCGCGCGTCATCCGCAATCCGGCCGTCGGTGCCACGGCACGAGCCTCCTCTGCACGTCCGCTGCATCGCCACTCCACGCCGCCGCATCCTACCACAGCGCGCTGCGCGGATCAAGCTCTTGCACGCCGCGCGCCCTTCTGCTACGATCTGGCCATGGCTGAACCGGCAACGCTGCGAATCCTGGACGCCAATGCGAATCGGGCGCGCGAGGCGTTGCGTGTCGCCGAGGACTATGCACGCTTCGCCCTCGACTCGGCCCGCCTCGCGGATGCGCTCAAGGGCCTCCGCCACCGCCTCCGCGGCCAGCTCGATGCCCTCGGCATCCCCGGCGAAGCCCTTCTCGCCGTCCGTGACACCCCGGGCGACGTGGGCACCGCCCTCACAGCGCCCGCCGAGCTGCGCCGAGCCTCGGCTGCCGACGTGGCGAAGGCCGCCCTCAAGCGCCTCGAAGAGGCCCTCCGCTGCCTCGAAGAATACGGCAAGACGCTCAGCCCCGACGCCGCCCGTGGCATCCAGCACCTCCGCTACGCCG is part of the Planctomycetota bacterium genome and encodes:
- a CDS encoding ABC transporter ATP-binding protein, translating into MTNCRDAIIQARGVRRIYRLEGEEVHALRGIDLDIARGEYLSIMGPSGSGKSTLFNMIGGLDRPTAGEILLDGKDIASLTERKLAWLRCNRIGYIFQTFNLLPTLTALENVRLPLVFAGVSPSEADRRAAATLERVGLGHRLHHRPPELSGGQQQRVACARALVNNPAVVLADEPTGNLDLRTGEEILALLRELQRERGATVVCATHDMKMLAASDRVVWIRDGQIERIAHRAELDITVGTMDGQTVA